From Halobacteriovorax sp. HLS, the proteins below share one genomic window:
- the lgt gene encoding prolipoprotein diacylglyceryl transferase, with amino-acid sequence MTYYVHDLNPMAISLGWFILPWYWLAYICGFFSVYFGFFSLKKKGDVTFGHKFIHSFLSRGFLILILGGRVGYILFYNLSYYLNHPAKIFALWEGGMSFHGAIIGIGLYALICSRKEGVSLFKLTDPICLFAPLGIFFGRMANFMNGELAGRATDVSWAVIFPKFYDNIPRHPSQIYEALLEGLLIFLVMQIFVRNKLSRVGFSSGIFLVLYGIGRFFVEFFRNPDPQIGLFFELLTLGQFLCLAMIIIGLIIIANSLKKTTPVERQPL; translated from the coding sequence ATATTTGCGGATTCTTCAGCGTCTATTTTGGTTTTTTCTCTCTAAAGAAAAAAGGGGACGTCACTTTTGGGCATAAGTTTATACATAGTTTTCTATCTCGGGGTTTTCTCATTCTTATCCTAGGCGGAAGAGTAGGCTATATACTCTTTTATAACTTATCTTATTATCTAAATCATCCCGCTAAAATTTTTGCTCTTTGGGAAGGTGGAATGAGCTTTCATGGAGCTATTATTGGTATTGGATTATATGCTCTTATATGCTCAAGAAAAGAAGGAGTTTCTCTTTTCAAACTCACTGACCCTATTTGCTTGTTTGCACCTCTAGGAATCTTCTTTGGACGCATGGCCAATTTTATGAATGGAGAGCTTGCAGGAAGAGCAACAGATGTGTCGTGGGCGGTCATTTTTCCAAAATTCTATGATAATATTCCTCGCCATCCATCGCAAATCTATGAAGCCCTTCTAGAGGGATTGTTGATATTTTTAGTAATGCAGATCTTTGTTAGAAATAAATTAAGTCGAGTTGGCTTCAGTTCTGGCATCTTTTTAGTGTTATATGGAATTGGTAGATTCTTCGTAGAATTTTTTAGAAATCCTGACCCTCAAATAGGGCTATTCTTTGAACTCTTAACGTTGGGGCAGTTCCTATGTTTAGCAATGATTATAATAGGTCTCATAATCATTGCTAATAGTCTTAAAAAGACTACTCCAGTAGAAAGACAGCCTCTTTAG
- a CDS encoding AI-2E family transporter, whose amino-acid sequence MKDTYERINNTCIVILTFIAITVALIYTKTVLIPFVISLFIFSVSGPVIDWFQKKLKIPRSISVILTMAIFLVGSFFVSLLVVKSLNTFINGIDEYQERFTQTVEGSVSLLNDYGIELNGERIRESFRELPIFSIFKKLTGQLVSFISNAILIMIMVLFLIGGGATSEIQNVTLQQVQYKVSKYVATKFTVSFITALLIAILFFGFSVELAFMFAVLTFLLNFIPSVGSIIATLLPVPVLILQFGFGLKMAIILLASFLIQFIIGNVIEPKLMGENLGLHPIAILLFLLFWGLVWGIPGMFLAVPITAVLKIVFSRIETTKRFSRLLEGKLD is encoded by the coding sequence ATGAAAGACACGTACGAAAGAATTAATAATACCTGTATTGTGATTTTGACTTTTATTGCGATTACGGTTGCACTAATTTATACAAAAACAGTACTAATTCCATTTGTTATTTCATTATTTATTTTTTCGGTTTCCGGACCAGTTATTGATTGGTTTCAGAAAAAATTAAAAATACCTCGCTCAATCTCAGTGATATTAACAATGGCGATTTTCCTTGTAGGTTCCTTTTTTGTAAGTCTACTAGTTGTGAAGAGTTTAAATACTTTTATAAACGGTATTGATGAGTATCAAGAGCGATTTACTCAAACGGTTGAAGGGTCGGTGAGCTTGTTAAACGATTATGGAATCGAACTTAATGGTGAACGAATTAGAGAGAGCTTTCGTGAATTGCCAATATTTTCAATTTTTAAGAAACTTACGGGGCAGCTAGTATCCTTCATTTCAAACGCTATATTAATTATGATTATGGTTCTCTTTCTTATTGGAGGGGGAGCGACGAGTGAAATTCAAAACGTTACACTCCAGCAGGTTCAGTATAAAGTCTCAAAGTATGTTGCGACTAAGTTTACAGTTTCTTTTATAACAGCTCTCCTTATCGCAATATTATTCTTCGGCTTTAGTGTTGAACTCGCTTTTATGTTTGCTGTTTTAACATTTTTGCTTAATTTTATTCCAAGTGTCGGGTCGATTATCGCAACTTTATTACCTGTGCCTGTTCTCATTTTGCAATTTGGCTTTGGTCTAAAAATGGCGATTATCCTTCTTGCTTCATTTTTAATTCAATTTATTATTGGTAATGTTATCGAACCAAAACTAATGGGCGAGAATTTAGGACTTCATCCAATAGCTATTCTATTATTTTTACTTTTTTGGGGTCTCGTTTGGGGGATTCCGGGAATGTTCTTAGCTGTTCCGATTACTGCGGTTCTCAAAATCGTTTTTAGTCGTATCGAAACGACTAAAAGATTCTCCAGATTGCTAGAAGGTAAGCTAGATTAA